In one Roseburia intestinalis L1-82 genomic region, the following are encoded:
- a CDS encoding DUF2752 domain-containing protein, giving the protein MEKRNNNEHKKIDNVLYILGLSGTVICCVYLLISKITGFRIENYLYPCLFHTVTGYYCPGCGGTRAVCALFQGHFLISFLEHPFVPYAAVLCAWFLLSQTIERLSHHKLPLAMHYKDRYLWIGLAILIINCMEKNIVRLFWGISLL; this is encoded by the coding sequence ATGGAAAAAAGAAATAATAATGAACATAAAAAAATAGATAATGTTTTATATATACTTGGTCTGAGCGGCACAGTCATCTGCTGCGTGTATCTGCTCATTTCAAAAATAACCGGATTTCGTATCGAAAACTATCTCTACCCGTGCCTTTTCCACACCGTAACCGGATACTACTGTCCGGGCTGTGGAGGAACCAGAGCGGTATGTGCTCTCTTTCAGGGACATTTTCTGATATCCTTTTTGGAACATCCGTTTGTACCGTATGCAGCAGTACTCTGCGCGTGGTTTTTATTAAGCCAGACGATCGAACGTCTCTCACACCATAAGCTGCCGCTTGCAATGCACTATAAAGACCGTTACCTCTGGATCGGACTTGCAATCCTTATCATCAATTGTATGGAAAAAAATATCGTCCGCCTCTTCTGGGGTATAAGCCTTTTATAA